In Amycolatopsis jiangsuensis, the following proteins share a genomic window:
- the cimA gene encoding citramalate synthase: protein MTRTEPAGTPLGDAFHLYDTTLRDGAQREGVTYSVADKLAVARLLDELGVGFIEGGWPGALPKDTEFFARAAKGELPLKHAALVAFGATRKAGTTAEKDPQVRALLDSEAPVVTLVAKSDLRHIERALRADVDEACAMVRDTVAFLAGEGRRVFLDAEHFFDGYAASPETSLRILDAAADAGADVLVLCDTNGGRLPLGLADTVREVKEKTGFRLGIHCQDDTSCAVANSVAAVQAGATHVQCTANGYGERAGNADLFAVAGNLVTKLGLEILPTGGIAELTRVSHALAEIANLAPDAHQAYVGSSAFAHKAGLHASAIKVDPLLYNHIDPASVGNGMRVLVTEMAGRASLELKGRELGVDLAGRPEALTNAVRKVKELESGGWSFEAADASLGLLLRREIEQVSAEEPPAPPFELESYRVVLDHRQDGEVVSEATVKVHVAGRRVIATAEGNGPVHALDAALREALVPHLAWLDSVELADYKVRILPSNPGTDAVTRVLVDTSDGEHEWTTVGVHGNIVEASWLALCDALVHKSLVTTSIDG, encoded by the coding sequence GTGACCCGCACGGAGCCCGCCGGAACGCCGCTCGGCGACGCCTTCCACCTCTATGACACGACCCTGCGCGATGGCGCTCAGCGCGAGGGAGTCACCTACTCCGTGGCTGACAAACTCGCCGTCGCCCGCCTGCTGGACGAGCTGGGAGTCGGGTTCATCGAGGGCGGCTGGCCGGGTGCGCTGCCGAAGGACACCGAGTTCTTCGCGCGGGCCGCCAAAGGTGAGTTGCCGCTCAAGCACGCGGCACTCGTCGCTTTCGGTGCCACGCGCAAAGCGGGCACCACAGCGGAGAAGGATCCCCAGGTCCGGGCGTTGCTCGACTCCGAAGCGCCAGTGGTCACCTTGGTGGCCAAATCGGACTTGAGGCACATCGAGCGTGCGCTGCGCGCGGATGTCGACGAGGCCTGTGCGATGGTCCGGGACACAGTCGCGTTCCTGGCCGGCGAGGGACGCCGGGTGTTCCTCGACGCCGAGCACTTCTTCGACGGTTACGCAGCTTCGCCCGAGACATCGCTGCGGATCCTCGACGCGGCCGCGGACGCGGGTGCCGATGTCCTCGTGCTGTGCGATACGAACGGTGGCCGGCTTCCTCTGGGGCTGGCCGATACGGTGCGTGAAGTCAAGGAAAAGACCGGATTCCGCTTGGGAATCCATTGCCAGGACGACACTTCCTGTGCCGTGGCGAATTCCGTCGCCGCGGTGCAGGCCGGCGCGACGCACGTGCAGTGCACCGCGAACGGTTACGGCGAGCGGGCCGGCAACGCCGATCTGTTCGCCGTGGCGGGAAACCTCGTGACCAAGCTCGGACTGGAGATCCTCCCGACCGGGGGAATTGCCGAGCTCACCCGGGTCTCCCATGCGCTTGCCGAAATCGCCAATCTCGCACCCGATGCCCACCAGGCTTACGTCGGGTCGTCGGCCTTCGCCCACAAGGCGGGACTGCACGCGAGTGCGATCAAAGTGGATCCGTTGTTGTACAACCACATCGATCCGGCTTCGGTCGGCAACGGCATGCGGGTATTGGTCACCGAGATGGCCGGCAGGGCCAGCCTTGAGCTCAAGGGACGTGAGCTCGGGGTCGACCTTGCCGGCCGGCCCGAAGCACTGACGAACGCGGTGCGCAAGGTCAAGGAACTCGAATCGGGAGGCTGGTCCTTCGAGGCCGCGGACGCGTCGCTCGGGTTGCTGCTGCGACGTGAGATCGAGCAGGTCTCCGCCGAGGAGCCGCCCGCGCCGCCGTTCGAACTGGAGTCCTACCGCGTCGTACTCGACCATCGCCAGGACGGGGAAGTCGTTTCCGAGGCGACGGTGAAGGTCCATGTCGCAGGGCGCCGGGTCATCGCGACGGCAGAGGGGAACGGGCCGGTGCACGCGCTCGACGCGGCCCTGCGGGAGGCATTGGTACCCCATCTGGCCTGGTTGGACAGTGTGGAGCTGGCGGACTACAAGGTGCGCATCCTCCCGTCGAACCCGGGCACGGACGCGGTCACCCGGGTCCTCGTCGACACGAGTGACGGCGAACACGAATGGACCACGGTCGGCGTGCACGGCAACATCGTCGAGGCCAGCTGGCTTGCGCTGTGTGACGCCTTGGTGCACAAGAGCCTCGTGACGACTTCTATCGACGGCTGA
- a CDS encoding fumarylacetoacetate hydrolase family protein: MRLARIAHPSGVAFASVEGEGDDAEVLEIAEHPFGQPNFTGKRWPLADVRLLAPILPSKVIAVGRNYTKHAAEFGNEVPSAPMLFIKPSTTVVGPNVPIRRPSDVGRVDFEGELAIVIGQPVKNVPAARAAAAVLGYTVANDVSARELQKSDGQWGRAKGFDTFCPLGPWIETSLDPADLALRSEVDGAVKQDARTSDLVHQVPELVEFVSRVMTLLPGDVILTGTPEGVGPIADGQSVSITIEGIGTLTNPVQDV; the protein is encoded by the coding sequence GTGCGTCTAGCTCGTATTGCTCATCCCAGTGGTGTCGCGTTCGCTTCGGTCGAGGGGGAAGGTGACGATGCCGAGGTGCTGGAAATCGCGGAACATCCCTTCGGCCAGCCGAACTTCACCGGTAAACGGTGGCCGCTCGCCGACGTCCGGTTGCTCGCGCCGATCCTGCCGTCGAAGGTGATCGCCGTCGGGCGGAACTACACCAAGCACGCGGCGGAGTTCGGCAATGAGGTGCCTTCCGCGCCGATGCTGTTCATCAAGCCGTCCACCACGGTCGTCGGCCCGAACGTTCCGATCCGGCGCCCGTCCGATGTCGGCCGGGTCGACTTCGAGGGCGAGCTCGCGATCGTGATCGGCCAGCCGGTGAAGAACGTGCCCGCTGCGCGTGCCGCCGCCGCGGTCCTCGGCTACACGGTGGCCAACGACGTGAGCGCGCGTGAACTCCAGAAGTCCGACGGGCAGTGGGGCCGGGCCAAGGGGTTCGACACGTTCTGCCCGCTGGGCCCGTGGATCGAAACCTCGCTCGACCCGGCTGACCTGGCCCTGCGCAGTGAGGTGGACGGTGCGGTCAAGCAGGACGCTCGCACCTCCGACCTCGTCCACCAGGTTCCCGAGCTGGTCGAGTTCGTGTCGCGGGTGATGACGCTGCTGCCCGGCGACGTCATCCTCACCGGCACACCGGAAGGCGTCGGCCCGATCGCCGACGGCCAGTCGGTGTCGATCACGATCGAGGGAATCGGCACCTTGACCAACCCGGTGCAGGACGTCTGA
- a CDS encoding ABC transporter ATP-binding protein encodes MDLSLQGVSVTAGGRKLVEEITLEAQQGRFVGLVGPNGSGKSTTLRAAYHVLKPSAGAVLVDGRPVESMAPRVRARAIAAVAQESHAEFDFTVSEAVAMGRQPHHGLLDRITAGDRKVCEAALAQVGLTHLADRGVLTLSGGERQRVLIARALAQQPRILVLDEPTNHLDIRHQLEILTLARESGLTVLAALHDLNLAAAMCDTVYVLGDGRLVASGTPEQVLTPRLLADVFGVHAHVVRHPGTGRPQLLFELLDSQKDRHA; translated from the coding sequence ATGGACCTCTCGCTCCAGGGCGTCAGTGTGACCGCAGGTGGCCGGAAACTGGTCGAAGAAATCACGCTCGAAGCGCAGCAAGGCCGGTTTGTGGGGCTCGTCGGACCGAACGGAAGCGGCAAGTCGACCACGTTGCGCGCTGCTTACCATGTACTCAAACCGTCGGCAGGTGCCGTACTCGTGGACGGCAGGCCGGTCGAGAGCATGGCACCGCGGGTCCGGGCGCGCGCGATCGCGGCCGTCGCCCAAGAATCCCACGCAGAGTTCGATTTCACCGTGTCCGAGGCGGTGGCGATGGGACGGCAGCCGCACCACGGTTTACTCGACCGGATCACAGCCGGTGACCGGAAGGTCTGCGAAGCCGCTCTCGCGCAAGTGGGTCTCACACATCTGGCCGACCGGGGGGTGCTGACGTTGTCCGGCGGCGAACGGCAACGCGTGCTGATCGCCCGCGCCCTCGCGCAGCAACCACGCATCCTCGTGCTCGACGAGCCGACCAATCACCTCGACATTCGCCACCAGCTGGAGATACTTACCCTGGCGCGGGAAAGCGGGTTGACCGTGCTCGCGGCACTGCACGATCTGAACCTGGCCGCTGCCATGTGCGACACGGTTTACGTCCTCGGTGACGGTCGCCTGGTCGCGAGTGGCACGCCCGAGCAGGTGCTCACGCCACGCCTGCTCGCCGACGTGTTCGGCGTGCACGCACACGTCGTGCGGCATCCGGGCACGGGACGTCCGCAGTTGTTGTTCGAACTGCTCGACTCCCAGAAGGACAGGCATGCGTAA
- a CDS encoding ABC transporter substrate-binding protein has translation MRKTIATALAAMLLVTGCGAEVSDESGGATPPGYPVTVTNCGTPLTVRKPPARVVTNDIGITELMFALGLGDRMAGYVVDKGQSAGVASSPWKTEFGTVPHLAEKINREVVQGADADLVFAGWNYGFSEATGFTPDALAGLGIASYQLTEACRNGAGKQRGIMPPLDALYTDMRNLGKIFGVSDRAEKMIQEYRSQVASVAEAIPHGSPTPKVFLYDDGRDQPFTAAKNAGPDEIITKSGGENIFSDVDDSWTTVSWEAVIQRAPDVILINDYGGEVGSVADKENFLRSKPGVRDIPAVRKGRFFALPYAALVEGPRNASAVVAFGRYLAGLRG, from the coding sequence ATGCGTAAGACGATCGCGACAGCTTTGGCCGCCATGCTCCTCGTCACCGGCTGTGGCGCCGAAGTGTCGGACGAGAGCGGTGGCGCCACACCACCCGGCTACCCGGTGACGGTGACCAACTGCGGTACGCCCCTGACCGTGCGGAAGCCGCCGGCACGTGTGGTTACGAACGACATCGGAATCACCGAGCTGATGTTCGCGCTCGGGCTCGGCGACCGGATGGCCGGTTACGTCGTCGACAAAGGACAGTCCGCCGGCGTGGCCTCCTCTCCTTGGAAGACCGAATTCGGCACGGTGCCCCACCTCGCGGAGAAGATCAATCGCGAAGTGGTGCAGGGCGCGGACGCCGATCTCGTCTTCGCCGGCTGGAACTACGGTTTTTCCGAGGCGACCGGCTTCACTCCGGACGCGCTGGCCGGGCTGGGGATCGCCAGCTATCAGCTGACCGAAGCGTGCCGCAACGGAGCCGGCAAGCAACGCGGCATCATGCCGCCGCTCGACGCGCTGTACACGGATATGCGGAATCTGGGGAAGATCTTCGGAGTGAGTGATCGTGCGGAGAAGATGATCCAAGAGTACCGCAGCCAGGTCGCGAGCGTGGCGGAAGCGATCCCCCACGGGAGTCCCACACCGAAGGTGTTCCTCTACGACGACGGCCGCGACCAGCCGTTCACTGCGGCCAAGAACGCCGGACCGGACGAAATCATCACCAAATCGGGTGGCGAGAACATTTTCTCCGACGTCGACGACAGCTGGACCACGGTGAGCTGGGAAGCCGTGATCCAGCGCGCACCCGACGTCATCCTCATCAACGACTACGGCGGCGAAGTCGGAAGCGTTGCGGACAAGGAGAACTTCCTCCGTTCGAAGCCCGGAGTGCGGGACATCCCGGCCGTGCGGAAAGGACGCTTCTTCGCGCTGCCCTACGCCGCGCTGGTGGAAGGCCCGCGCAACGCGTCCGCGGTGGTCGCGTTCGGCCGGTACCTGGCAGGTCTCCGCGGCTGA
- a CDS encoding chloride channel protein — protein MSQDNSVRVPVRVPLGRWVRESAAGLISLSLVIGAGAGVGAVVFRWLITSFTHLFSGQADYSAAGRVAHPWFSALGPWFLLFAPVVAGLVYGPLVYRFAPEARGHGVPEVMYAVAERGGRIPAQVSAVKALASALTIGAGGSVGREGPIVQIGSALGSTLGRLTRLPEPRLRVLVACGAAGGIAATFNAPLAGPFFAMELILRDFAAESFGAVVLASVTASVVGRAVLGNVPFLDLPPFTMRNPVEYLLFVALGLLVGACGVLFTRVLYLIEDLCDRVWRGPEWLQPAAGGLVLGGVLLVLPQMYGVGYPVLQNAVEGKYALAFLLVLLVGKMVATSLTIGIGGSGGVFAPSLFIGAMAGTAFGIIVHAWLPELTAQPGVYGLIGMGAAFAGSARAPITAVIVLFELTGQYTVILPMLTAIVIATAISRVLSRDTIYTLKLRRRGVDLERSPAERQLAGTTVAAVTEPLPEPLPSGLALDEAAHALAVSGHGILPVIDTEGTYQGCVTARAVAEAVAEGQEGTAGDLAELPPLLTRDMKLADALTVLTSASGTGLPVLSAEHRLDGWITHQSVLGVVR, from the coding sequence GTGTCTCAAGACAACAGTGTGCGGGTGCCGGTGCGGGTGCCGCTCGGTCGATGGGTCCGGGAGAGTGCGGCAGGGCTGATCAGTCTCTCGCTGGTGATCGGCGCGGGTGCCGGGGTCGGGGCGGTGGTGTTCCGGTGGCTGATCACCAGCTTCACGCACCTGTTCTCCGGCCAGGCGGACTACTCGGCGGCCGGCCGGGTGGCGCATCCGTGGTTTTCCGCGCTGGGGCCGTGGTTTTTGCTGTTCGCTCCGGTCGTCGCGGGGCTGGTGTACGGACCGCTGGTGTACCGGTTCGCACCTGAGGCGCGCGGCCACGGCGTTCCGGAGGTCATGTACGCGGTCGCTGAGCGCGGCGGGCGGATACCGGCGCAGGTCAGTGCGGTGAAAGCGCTGGCGTCCGCGTTGACGATCGGAGCCGGGGGATCGGTCGGCCGGGAGGGGCCGATCGTGCAGATCGGGTCGGCGCTGGGGTCCACGCTCGGACGGCTGACCCGCCTGCCGGAGCCGAGGTTGCGGGTGCTGGTCGCGTGTGGTGCGGCGGGCGGGATCGCGGCGACGTTCAACGCTCCGCTCGCCGGCCCGTTCTTCGCGATGGAGCTGATCCTGCGGGACTTCGCGGCCGAGTCGTTCGGAGCGGTCGTGCTGGCCAGCGTGACCGCCAGCGTCGTGGGGCGGGCGGTGCTCGGCAACGTCCCGTTCCTGGACCTGCCGCCGTTCACGATGCGGAACCCGGTGGAGTATCTGCTGTTCGTGGCGCTCGGATTGCTGGTCGGCGCGTGCGGGGTGCTGTTCACCCGCGTGCTGTACCTCATCGAGGATCTCTGCGACCGGGTGTGGCGAGGTCCCGAATGGCTGCAGCCGGCAGCGGGCGGGCTGGTGCTCGGCGGAGTGCTTCTCGTGCTGCCGCAGATGTACGGCGTGGGATATCCGGTGCTGCAGAACGCTGTCGAAGGCAAGTACGCGCTGGCGTTCCTGCTCGTGTTGCTGGTCGGGAAAATGGTGGCCACCAGCCTGACGATCGGGATCGGCGGCTCCGGCGGCGTTTTCGCGCCGTCGCTGTTCATCGGCGCGATGGCGGGTACGGCGTTCGGCATCATCGTCCATGCCTGGTTGCCTGAGTTAACAGCTCAACCGGGTGTGTACGGATTGATCGGCATGGGCGCTGCGTTCGCGGGTTCGGCACGGGCGCCGATCACGGCGGTGATCGTGCTGTTCGAACTGACCGGGCAGTACACGGTGATCCTGCCGATGCTCACCGCGATCGTGATCGCCACGGCGATCAGCCGGGTCCTCAGCCGCGACACGATCTACACGCTCAAGCTGCGCCGTCGCGGCGTGGATCTGGAACGGTCCCCGGCGGAACGCCAGCTGGCCGGAACGACGGTCGCCGCGGTCACCGAACCGCTGCCGGAACCGTTGCCGTCCGGGCTGGCACTGGACGAGGCCGCGCACGCGTTGGCCGTTTCGGGACACGGAATCCTGCCCGTGATCGACACGGAAGGCACCTACCAGGGGTGCGTGACCGCCCGCGCGGTCGCCGAAGCAGTCGCCGAGGGGCAGGAGGGCACGGCCGGCGACTTGGCCGAACTGCCGCCGCTGCTGACGCGGGACATGAAACTCGCCGACGCGCTCACGGTGCTCACCAGCGCTTCGGGGACCGGACTGCCCGTGCTCAGCGCGGAGCACCGGCTGGACGGATGGATCACCCACCAGTCCGTGCTCGGGGTGGTGCGATGA
- a CDS encoding HAD family hydrolase, with amino-acid sequence MCLDIDDTLIDCTAAIRRTLYALTGRGDLWPLWDVITEEHVALVVAGELDYDVMHHRRTECFLAELGIVVEPVQVGAFEARRREILARSWRLFDDVLPCLEWLRAAGLQIAAVTNASGVHQRRKIAELGLSPFFDHVAIAGELGVAKPDPAMFRSVCLALQCAPGQAVHVGDKLDTDAIGARDAGLGAVWLDRDGTGQVGERAPAGVYTLSGLGELPELLVSEYATVGVPAQRATGTPAARVRGGVF; translated from the coding sequence GTGTGTCTCGACATCGACGACACCTTGATCGACTGCACTGCCGCGATCCGCCGTACGCTGTACGCCCTCACAGGTCGTGGCGATCTGTGGCCGTTGTGGGACGTGATCACCGAGGAGCACGTCGCGCTCGTGGTCGCCGGCGAACTCGACTACGACGTCATGCATCACCGGCGTACCGAGTGCTTCCTGGCCGAGTTGGGCATTGTCGTCGAGCCGGTGCAGGTGGGCGCGTTCGAAGCGCGTCGGCGGGAGATTCTGGCGCGTTCCTGGCGATTGTTCGACGACGTACTGCCCTGCCTCGAATGGCTGCGTGCCGCCGGGCTGCAGATCGCTGCCGTGACGAACGCCTCAGGCGTGCACCAGCGACGGAAGATCGCCGAACTCGGGCTGTCGCCGTTTTTCGACCACGTCGCCATCGCGGGTGAACTCGGTGTCGCCAAACCGGATCCGGCGATGTTCCGGTCGGTCTGCCTCGCTCTGCAATGCGCGCCGGGACAGGCGGTGCACGTGGGGGACAAGCTCGACACCGACGCCATCGGCGCGCGCGACGCCGGTCTGGGTGCGGTCTGGCTCGACCGGGACGGCACGGGCCAGGTGGGCGAGCGTGCGCCTGCCGGGGTGTACACCCTGTCCGGCCTGGGCGAGCTGCCTGAGCTGCTCGTTTCGGAGTACGCCACGGTCGGGGTGCCGGCCCAGCGTGCGACCGGGACCCCCGCTGCGCGAGTCCGCGGTGGCGTGTTCTAG
- a CDS encoding IS701 family transposase — MFDELMGRIAGRFGRVEPRRGAEKLLLGLMSELPRKNCWTIAEYVGDPSPDRLQHVLARAVWDADAVRDDLRDYVVEHLGETDAVLIVDETGDVKKGSHTVGTQRQYTGTAGRIENSQVAVYLTYATTAGHAFVDRALYLPKSWTSDPERCHAAGIDENIAFATKPALATEMIARTLDAGITASWVTGDEVYGADPHLRTELEHRGAGYVLAIGRDRRVATGVGTFRPDDLAGRLPKHVWQRFSAGAGAKGHRYYDWALIDIDPDTTPAGHRWLLIRRNRRTKELAFYRCFAATATALPVLVRVAGTRWRVEESFQTSKGLTGLDQHQVRRWTSWHRWTILAMLAHAFLTIVAATERTRQATSTDWISLTCNEVQHLFATLAITPITDIAHRLRCSIWRRQHQYRARQAHYQRQATREP; from the coding sequence ATGTTCGATGAGCTCATGGGGCGGATCGCGGGCCGGTTCGGGCGGGTCGAACCGCGTCGTGGGGCGGAGAAGTTGTTGCTGGGGTTGATGTCTGAGTTGCCGCGGAAGAATTGCTGGACCATCGCCGAGTATGTCGGGGACCCGAGCCCGGACAGGTTGCAGCATGTGCTGGCGCGGGCGGTGTGGGACGCCGACGCGGTACGCGACGACCTGCGTGACTACGTGGTCGAGCACCTCGGTGAGACTGACGCGGTCCTGATCGTGGACGAGACCGGGGATGTGAAGAAAGGCAGCCACACGGTCGGGACGCAGCGCCAGTACACGGGCACTGCTGGGCGGATCGAGAACTCCCAGGTCGCGGTCTATCTGACCTACGCCACCACCGCGGGACACGCCTTCGTGGACCGGGCCCTGTATCTGCCGAAGTCCTGGACCAGCGACCCCGAACGCTGCCACGCGGCCGGAATCGACGAGAACATCGCGTTCGCGACCAAACCGGCGCTGGCCACCGAGATGATCGCCCGCACCCTCGACGCCGGAATCACGGCGTCCTGGGTGACCGGCGACGAAGTGTATGGCGCCGACCCGCACCTGCGCACGGAACTGGAACACCGTGGTGCCGGCTACGTGCTGGCCATCGGACGCGACCGCCGCGTCGCGACCGGAGTCGGCACCTTCCGCCCCGACGACCTCGCGGGACGGCTGCCGAAACACGTGTGGCAACGCTTCTCCGCCGGTGCGGGCGCGAAAGGACACCGCTACTACGACTGGGCCCTGATCGACATCGACCCTGACACCACACCGGCGGGACACCGGTGGCTGCTGATCCGGCGCAACCGCCGCACGAAAGAACTCGCGTTCTACCGCTGCTTCGCAGCCACTGCCACCGCGCTGCCCGTTCTGGTGCGGGTGGCCGGAACCCGATGGCGCGTCGAGGAATCCTTCCAAACCAGCAAAGGACTCACCGGACTTGACCAGCACCAAGTCCGCCGCTGGACCTCCTGGCACCGCTGGACCATCCTGGCGATGCTCGCCCACGCCTTCCTCACCATCGTTGCCGCCACCGAGCGCACCCGGCAAGCGACCTCGACCGACTGGATTTCCTTGACCTGCAACGAAGTCCAGCACCTATTCGCCACACTCGCCATCACACCGATCACCGACATCGCGCACCGACTACGCTGCTCGATCTGGCGCAGACAACACCAATACCGAGCACGGCAGGCCCACTACCAGCGACAAGCCACCCGAGAACCATGA
- a CDS encoding FAD-dependent oxidoreductase, which yields MTERTGCVVVGGGPAGMVAGLLLARAGIEVTVLEKHADFLRDFRGDTVHPSTLTLLDELGLGEKFSALPHTELHRAGFPTNDGGVMTIADLSLLDVPHPYIAMVPQWDFLDLLADAAQQEPTFTLRLETQTTGLLRSGRRVSGVRYRTADGSEGELEADLVLAADGRWSLTRQWAGLEPREYDTPFDAWWFRLSRHEGEAEGTLTPRMRNRRFAVPLPRKDYYQVAYFAPKGEDLRPAGIEHFRRRILDVCPEFADRTHELESMDDVKFLDVRLNRLHRWHVDGLLCIGDAAHAMSPVGGVGINLAVQDAVAAARLLADSLRRGRPTTKELAAVRSRRLLPTIAVQTLQRLLHREVVRPVMAGRRNQPPPVMIALLSRFPKLCYLPARLLGVGFRPEAAPPFARRPMEPVTATR from the coding sequence ATGACCGAGCGCACAGGGTGTGTGGTTGTCGGTGGGGGTCCGGCGGGCATGGTGGCCGGTTTGCTCCTGGCGCGTGCCGGTATCGAGGTGACGGTGCTCGAGAAGCACGCCGATTTCCTGCGCGACTTCCGCGGCGACACCGTGCATCCGTCCACCCTTACGTTGCTGGACGAGCTGGGCCTGGGCGAGAAGTTCAGCGCCCTTCCCCACACCGAACTGCACAGGGCCGGCTTCCCGACCAACGACGGTGGCGTCATGACCATCGCCGACCTGTCGCTGCTGGACGTGCCGCACCCCTACATCGCGATGGTGCCGCAGTGGGATTTCCTCGACCTGCTCGCCGACGCCGCACAGCAGGAGCCGACGTTCACGCTTCGGCTCGAGACCCAGACGACCGGGTTGCTGCGTTCGGGCCGCCGGGTGTCGGGCGTGCGCTACCGCACAGCAGACGGCAGCGAGGGAGAACTCGAGGCCGACCTGGTCCTCGCCGCTGATGGGCGATGGTCGCTGACCCGTCAGTGGGCGGGACTGGAACCGCGTGAATACGACACACCGTTCGACGCCTGGTGGTTCCGGCTTTCCCGGCACGAGGGCGAAGCCGAAGGGACGCTGACGCCACGGATGCGCAACCGGCGCTTCGCTGTTCCGTTGCCGCGCAAGGACTACTACCAGGTCGCTTACTTCGCCCCGAAGGGCGAGGACCTGCGCCCGGCAGGCATCGAGCACTTCCGCCGGCGCATCCTCGACGTCTGCCCCGAGTTCGCCGACCGGACTCACGAACTGGAGTCGATGGACGACGTCAAGTTCCTCGACGTCCGGCTCAACCGGCTGCACCGCTGGCACGTCGACGGCCTGCTCTGCATCGGCGACGCAGCACACGCGATGTCCCCGGTCGGAGGCGTCGGGATCAACCTGGCAGTACAAGACGCGGTCGCCGCCGCGAGGCTACTGGCCGACAGCCTCCGCCGCGGCCGTCCGACGACGAAGGAACTCGCAGCCGTACGCAGCCGTCGTCTCCTGCCGACGATCGCCGTACAGACTTTGCAGCGATTGCTGCATCGCGAAGTCGTGCGCCCCGTGATGGCCGGCCGGCGCAACCAGCCCCCACCCGTGATGATCGCGCTTCTGTCCCGTTTCCCGAAACTGTGCTACCTACCGGCCCGCCTCCTGGGCGTGGGGTTCCGCCCAGAAGCAGCACCGCCGTTCGCCCGCCGACCGATGGAACCAGTCACCGCCACGCGGTGA